From one Neovison vison isolate M4711 chromosome 1, ASM_NN_V1, whole genome shotgun sequence genomic stretch:
- the ZNF391 gene encoding zinc finger protein 391, with protein sequence MESLRGSTAQGPTNEEAYKGEGRLSRQTKCPARKTSFAKTSIRNVSMTLKEIFTRERVPESREFSLSSKVNTQQNIPKGARYPISRKNSKDNLDFIKHQKIFPQKKPCKRNECGKAFSYQSDLIVHRRTHGGEKPFECNECGKTFSRSTHLIEHQRTHTGEKPYECGECGKAFSRSTHLSLHQRVHTGEKPYECGECGKAFSRSTNLSQHQRTHTQEKPYQCTECGKAFSDRSTIIQHQRIHTGENPYECSECGKAFSWVSSLVEHQRTHTGEKPYECSDCGKVFSRSSSLAEHQRTHTGEKPHECGECGKGFGRSSSLIVHQRTHTGEKPYKCNDCGKAFSQSSTLVRHQRLHAKE encoded by the coding sequence ATGGAAAGTCTCAGAGGGAGTACTGCCCAAGGTCCTACGAATGAAGAGGCCTATAAAGGTGAGGGCCGGTTATCGAGGCAGACAAAATGTCCTGCCCGGAAGACATCTTTTGCGAAAACATCGATCAGGAACGTGTCGATGACCCTTAAGGAAATTTTTACTAGGGAGAGAGTTCCTGAATCTAGAGAATTTAGTCTAAGCTCTAAAGTTAATACACAGCAGAACATTCCAAAGGGAGCTAGATACCCCATATCTAGGAAAAACTCCAAAGATAATTTGGACTTCATTAAACACCAAAAAATCTTCCCACAAAAGAAACCTTGTAAACgcaatgaatgtgggaaagccttcagttACCAATCAGACCTTATTGTCCACAGGAGAACTCATGGTGGAGAAAAGCCTTTTGAATGCAATGAATGTGGAAAGACTTTTAGCCGAAGTACACATCTTATCGAGCATCAGAgaactcacactggagagaagccgTACGAATGCGGCGAgtgcggaaaagctttcagccgGAGCACTCACCTGAGCCTGCACCAGAGGGTCCACACGGGAGAGAAGCCCTATGAGTGCGGCGAGTGCGGGAAAGCCTTCAGCCGGAGCACGAACCTCAGCCAGCACCAGCGGACTCACACTCAGGAGAAACCTTACCAGTGCACcgagtgtgggaaagccttcagcgACCGCTCGACCATAATTCAGCACCAACGAATACACACCGGCGAGAATCCCTATGAGTGCAGTGAATGCGGGAAGGCTTTCAGCTGGGTCTCCTCCCTCGTCGAGCACCAGAGAACACACACGGGCGAGAAGCCCTACGAATGCAGCGACTGTGGGAAAGTGTTCAGTCGCAGCTCTTCCCTCGCCGAGCATCAGAGGACCCACACCGGGGAGAAGCCCCACGAGTGCGGAGAATGTGGGAAGGGCTTCGGGCGGAGCTCATCGCTTATCGTTCACCAGAGAACTCACACCGGAGAGAAGCCGTACAAGTGTAACgactgtgggaaagccttcagccaGAGTTCAACCCTCGTCCGACACCAGCGACTTCACGCTAAAGAGTAA